One window from the genome of bacterium encodes:
- a CDS encoding sterol desaturase family protein — MGSGSRQGRISGVISIFLGAYVVWVGIQGLLIHSNTRQRFGPLAYVFATPHIHHWHHLADAEAIDRNYAANLPIIGMIFGTYLGNHGRWLDSYGVVNKPLPHGFLAQHLYSFMKG; from the coding sequence TTGGGATCCGGCAGTCGCCAGGGGCGGATTAGCGGCGTCATCTCGATCTTTCTCGGCGCGTATGTGGTCTGGGTCGGGATTCAGGGTCTCTTGATCCACTCGAATACCCGCCAGCGCTTCGGGCCGCTGGCCTATGTGTTCGCGACACCGCACATTCACCATTGGCACCATTTGGCGGATGCCGAGGCGATCGATCGGAACTACGCGGCCAATCTGCCCATCATCGGCATGATCTTCGGCACCTATCTGGGCAATCACGGCCGCTGGCTCGATAGCTATGGAGTCGTGAACAAGCCGCTTCCGCACGGCTTCCTGGCTCAGCACCTGTACTCCTTCATGAAGGGCTGA